Sequence from the Parvicella tangerina genome:
AAATGTGAAACCTACAGGAACGCACAATTACTTTGTATATATTCTAACCAATAAGAACAAAACAGTTCTATATGTTGGAGTAACGGAAGACTTAAAGGAGCGATTGTATTATCATCAAAATCCTATCTCAGAGCATAATCGAATACCGTTTACTACAAAGTACGCTTGTTATTATCTCGTTTATTTTGAACGATTTGAAGATGTTTCACAAGCCATTGATCGTGAAAAGCAAATCAAGAAATGGAGCAGGACGAAAAAAGAGTCTTTGATTAACGCTACAAATCCGGAATGGAGATTCCTCAATGATGAAATATAAGCTGTCATCTCAATAAGTTAGAGGAGATCTTTTCAAAAATGGCAGTAGCACAATTAAGAGAAAGATTTCTCGACTCCACTTTGTTTCACTCGAAATGACAAATTAAAAAGTGTCATCCCTACCGTAGTGGAGAGATCTTTAGGTCGCTAGGACATTTGTACTTAGAATAGACAGATTTCTCGATTTTGTTATCACTTCGCTCGAAATGACAAATTAAACATTGTCATCTCGACCAACGTGGAGAGATCTTTAGGTCGCTAGGACATTTGTACTTAGAATAGACAGATTTCTCGATTTTGTTGTCACTTCGCTCGAAATGACAAATTAAATAGTTTAAATCTTCTCTACAGAAGAAACTTTTCTCGGTTCGAACTCCCCTTTACGTGAAGCTTTCGCCTCAGCTTTTTTAGCTTCATTTCTTTCGATCTTGTGCCCTGGTCTTGACCACTTGATCTTTTCATTCGCCTCTTCTGAACGCTCTTTGTAGGCTTCGTTGATCTGTGGTTTCGGTCCGTGCTTATAGGCTGGCATTGGCTTGATCCCAAGGTTGTTGAACAAGGCCATGTCACCTACAAACTCTGGGTTTGGCGTAGTTAATAGTTTCTCACCAGCGAATATACTGTTGGCTCCTGCCATGAAGCATAGCGCTTGTCCTTCATCTGTCATTTGTGTTCTACCAGCAGATAGACGAACATAAGAAGTATCCATCACGATTCGAGTAGTAGCGATCATTCTCACCATCTCCCAAATCGAAACCTCTTGTTGATCCTCCATGGGTGTTCCCTCTACAGCTACTAGAGCATTAATTGGAACTGAGGCTGGTCTTGGATTCATTAAGCTCAACGTGTAAAGCATTCCGATTCTATCTTCATCTTTTTCACCCATTCCTAAAATTCCTCCACTGCAAACCGTGATTCCTGCTTTGCTGGCATTGTCAATCGTGTTTAAACGATCTTCGTAACCCCTGGTAGAGATGACTTCTTTATAATATTCTTCTGAGGTATCTAAATTATGGTTATAGGCATACAAACCTGCATTCGCCAATCTTTTAGCTTGGTTTTCAGTTAGCATCCCCAACGTACAGCAAACCTCCAGATCCATTTCGTTGAGTGAACGAACCATTTCTAAAACTTGGTCAAAGTCATCGTCTTCTTTCACGTTTCGCCAAGAAGCGCCCATACAAACTCTACTGGAACCTGCCGCTTTCGCGTCTTTTCCTTTTTGAATGACTTCTTCTAAAGACATTAACTCATTGGTGTCAATACCAGTGTTGTATCTCGCTGCTTGCGGACAGTAACCGCAGTCCTCAGCACAGTTACCTGTTTTGATAGATACTAACGTACTTACCTGTACCTCTAATGGGTCAAAGTTTTTACGGTGCACACTTGCTGCTTCATACAGCAATTCCATTAATGGTTTATGATAAAGTTCGGTAATCTCTTCTTTCGTCCAAGTTCTCATGTTCACTCTTTTAGTTACACAAATGTAAGGCAAAAAGGGGTTATGAAGATTACCCAAGAGCAGAATGTTGTTAACCCTTCTGTTTTGATAGTTTTATTATCTTTAAGTTCAAGAATTTAA
This genomic interval carries:
- a CDS encoding GIY-YIG nuclease family protein, with the translated sequence MKPTGTHNYFVYILTNKNKTVLYVGVTEDLKERLYYHQNPISEHNRIPFTTKYACYYLVYFERFEDVSQAIDREKQIKKWSRTKKESLINATNPEWRFLNDEI
- the bioB gene encoding biotin synthase BioB, coding for MRTWTKEEITELYHKPLMELLYEAASVHRKNFDPLEVQVSTLVSIKTGNCAEDCGYCPQAARYNTGIDTNELMSLEEVIQKGKDAKAAGSSRVCMGASWRNVKEDDDFDQVLEMVRSLNEMDLEVCCTLGMLTENQAKRLANAGLYAYNHNLDTSEEYYKEVISTRGYEDRLNTIDNASKAGITVCSGGILGMGEKDEDRIGMLYTLSLMNPRPASVPINALVAVEGTPMEDQQEVSIWEMVRMIATTRIVMDTSYVRLSAGRTQMTDEGQALCFMAGANSIFAGEKLLTTPNPEFVGDMALFNNLGIKPMPAYKHGPKPQINEAYKERSEEANEKIKWSRPGHKIERNEAKKAEAKASRKGEFEPRKVSSVEKI